The DNA segment AAACCATTAAAAATCAATATATTAAAATTCGATTAAAAAATATTTTGTAAAAACCCTACTTTTTTAGTAGACTATTGAAAATTTATGTTTTATATTTGCAACCGTAATCAGAAGATAAAAACAATGAATACAGGTTTGAAAAATATTTTCATCATCAAGCATACCATCAGAATAATGATGAAGTATTGCTGTATGCCTGAAATAGAGCATTGTGGTGACTGACCTTACTTTTATATGACATATTTTAAAGGCTTTACCACGTTGTAGAGCCTTTTTTTGTTTAATGAAGCATCGTAATTATGATAGAGATAAAAAATATATCAAAAACCTTCCATCAGAAAAATCAGTCTTTTAAGGCACTGGACCAAATCAGCCTGAATATAGAAAAGGGCGATATTGTAGGAATTATAGGGTTTTCCGGAGCGGGGAAAAGCACTCTGATCAGAACGGTAAATCTGCTTGAAAAACCGGATAAAGGTGCAATCATCATTAACGGAAAAGATTTTACCAGACTAAAATCCAGAGAGCTGGCAAAGGAAAGAAAAAAAATAGGAATGATTTTCCAGCATTTCAACCTTCTTTCATCAAGAACTGTTTCTGAAAATATTGCTTTACCGCTAGAACTTGATGGCGTAAAAAAAGAAGCAATCAGTAAAAAAGTTAATGAGCTTCTAAGTATTGTAGGACTTGAAGATAAGGCCAATGATTATCCTAAAAGCCTTTCAGGAGGTCAGAAACAAAGAGTAGCTATTGCCAGAGCACTTGCCAACGATCCTTATCTCCTGCTCTGTGATGAAGCGACCAGTGCACTGGATCCCGCAACAACATGGTCAATCTTGCAGCTGCTAAGAGATATTAATCAGAGGCTCGGCATTACCATTCTCTTGATTACCCACGAAATGGAAGTCATACGGACGATTTGCGACCATGTTGCTGTTATAGACAAAGGAAAACTTATTACAAAAGGAACTTTAGGTGAAATTATTACACAAAAAGATCAACCCATCATCAAAAAATTTTTAAACTCAGGTGTTATGAATATACCGCAGGAACTCAGTAAAAAATTGCAAAAAGAACCGCAGGAAGGGCTTTTTCCCCTTATAGAAGTAGAAGTGAATGAAGATATTTCCGTTGAAGCACTTCTTTCCATTGTATACGATAAATATAAGATTCCTTATAAAGTTTTAAAGGCAGACGTAGAATATCTGGGAGACACAAATTTTGGTAGACTTCTTCTACAACTCCAGGGTGATGAAGAAGAAAATCAGCAGGCCATTTATTATTTAAACCAGAATAAAATCCAAAACAGAGTAAGAGGTTATGCTTAGTGACACGATAATTACGCTCCTTTCAAAAGGAGTTTGGGAGACGGTTTTCATGACATTTGTTTCCGGATTTTTTGGGTTTGTTTTGGGACTGCCGGTTGGGATTTTATTATTTCTGACTAGAAAAGGACAGCTTTTGGAAAACAGGATTTATAACAAAATCTTATCGGTGCTGGTCAATATCTTCCGTTCAATCCCCTTTATTATTCTGATTGTCTGGATGATTCCTTTCACCAGGAGCCTGGTAGGAACATCTATTGGTGTTAATGCAGCATTGGTTCCGCTGAGTATCGGGGCAGCACCATTTATTGCAAGACTGGTTGAAAACAGCCTGCTGGAAGTTCCTGCCGGATTAATAGAAACCGCCAGAGCATTGGGAGCCAGCCCGTTTCAGATCATCAGGAAAATTCTCCTCCCGGAAGCACTGCCTTCTTTAATCAACAACGCAACAATCACTTTGATAACGTTAGTGGGTTATTCTGCAATGGGTGGAGCGGTGGGAGCCGGAGGACTCGGACAGATCGGCTATCAGTACGGCTATATCGGCTATGATGCGGTCATTATGAACCTTGTACTTGCCTTATTGGTAGCGATTGTATTTATCATCCAATTTTCTGGTGACCGACTGGCTAAACGGTTTGATCATCGATAAAAGGATAATAATTGTCCTTCAAATTTAAGATAATATAATGTGAATGTGAAATAGTGTGGTGGCATTGCAAAACTTTGTCACTGATGGTAAAAGGCGAATTTCCGGGGCATCCTGAGATTAATACCGTTCCGTGATTTTCGCTTTCTTACCATTTAAAAAAGAAAATAATTTACAATGAAAAAAATAAAGATTTTAGGACTGATAACTGTTGGATTATTACTGTCAGCCTGCAATTCCGGGAAAGACAATCCCAATTCGATTAAAGTAGGTATTACCTCCGGACCGGAAAAGGAAATTGCGGAAACTGCCAGAAAAGTGGCCAAAGAAAAATACAACCTTGATGTGGAGCTGGTTGCCTTCAACGATTATGTCATTCCCAATGAAGCCCTGAACAACGGGGATATCGACGCCAATGCTTTTCAGCATGTCCCGTATCTGAGTGAGCAGTCCAAACAGAGAGGGTATAAACTTGCCGTAGTGGGAAATACATTTGTCTACCCGATCGTTGCCTATTCCAAAAAAATAAAAAACATCAGCGAGCTGCAGAATGGAAGTACGGTTGTTATTCCGAACGATCCAACCAACGGCGGCCGCTCTTTATTGCTGTTACAAAAAAATGGTTTGCTAAAACTGAGAGACGGAATCGGTTTATTACCAAAAGTCACTGATATTACTGATAATCCGAAGCAGTTGAAAATTATCGAAATTGAAGCACCACAGCTACCGAGAGTATTGGATGATAAGGAAGTTGTACTGGCGATCATTAACAATAATTTTGCAGCACAGGCCGGACTGGATGCAGAAAAGCAGGGAATTTTAAAGGAAGATAAAAATTCGCCTTATGTGAATGTGATTGTTTCACGAGAGGATAATAAAAATTCTGAAAAAGTGAAGAAGTTTGTAAAAGCTTACGAATCTGATGAGGTAGAAAAAAAAGCAGAAGAAATTTTTAAAGGTGGTGCCGTTAAAGGCTGGAACTAAATATGATAAAAGTTTAATATTAATGCATTTCACAGAAATTAGTTATTGCTAAGAGATTTTTGTTATTTATATATTTTTGCGGCATCATTCTATACAACGGAATGATGCTTTTTTGTTCTCTTTAAGTGAATGGTGAGAAATAACCAATTTCACGAAATTACATTTTCTCAATTTGAGATAATAAAAAAAATTCCTATTTTTGTTTTTAATCTAAAAAGGCTTTTTATGTTAAAGAAAACCGCCATTGTAAGTTTATTTACTTTTATTTCTGCTTCGTATATGGCTCAAAATAATACCATTCCCGTTTATTTAGACGAATCGAAACCTGTTGAACAGCGTATTCAGGATGCTCTGTCCAAAATGACGCTTGAAGAAAAAATTGCGATGCTTCATGCACAGTCCAAGTTCAGCTCTCCCGGAGTACCAAGACTGGGAATTCCTGAATTCTGGACAACCGACGGCCCTCATGGAGTACGTTCTGAAGTAAAATGGGACGAGTGGGATCAGGCCGGCTGGACCAATGATTCAATCATCGCCTACCCTGCCTTAACAGCACTTTCCGCAACGTGGAACAAAAACATGTCGTGGAATTACGGTAAAGCATTGGGTGAAGAAGCCCGCTATAGAAAAAAAGACATTCTTCTGGGACCTGGTGTCAACATTTACAGAACGCCACTCAACGGAAGAAATTTCGAGTATATGGGAGAAGATCCTTTTTTAACCTCAAAAATGGTGGTGCCTTATATTAAAGGTGTGCAGTCGAACGGTGTAGCAACTTCCGTGAAGCATTACGCCCTGAACAATCAGGAAATGTTCCGTCATACCAGCAATGTGATCATAGATGACAGGACATTATATGAAATTTATCTACCCCCTTTTAAAGCAGCTGTAACCGAAGGAGACTCCTGGACAATTATGGGAGCTTATGATATGTACAAAGGACAGTACGCCAGCCAAAACCAATATCTTCTGAATGACATCCTTAAAAAAGAATGGAATTATAAAGGTGTGGTTGTTTCAGACTGGGGTGCGGTAAACAATACCGAACAGGCGATTCACAACGGCCTTGACCTGGAGTTTGGAAGCTGGACCAACGGTTTATCGGACGGGCATTCCAATGCTTATGATAATTATTATCTGGCCCAGCCTTATTTAAAATTGATTAAAGAAGGAAAAGTTGGAACTAAAGAGCTTGACGATAAAGTGACCAGACTTTTACGTCTTGCCTATAAAACCACCATGAACAGGAATAAACCTTTCGGGAATATTGCTTCTGAAGAACATAAAGCCGTTGCTAAAGAAATCGGTGAAGAGGGAATTGTATTGCTTAAAAATCAGGGAAATGTTCTTCCGATTGACATCAATAAAGCTAAAAAAATTGCCGTTATTGGTGAAAATGCCATCAAGATAATGACCGTAGGAGGAGGTTCATCTTCCCTGAAAGTAAAATATGAAACGCTTCCTTTGGAAGGAATTAAAGCGAGATTCGGGAAACAGGCAGATGTGCAGTATGCAAGAGGCTATGTAGGAGATATCGGCGGTGAATACAACGGGGTAAAGTCCGGACAAAACCTGAAGGAAGACAGGTCTCCAGAAGCTCTTCTGGAAGAAGCTGTAGCACTGGCAAAATCTTCTGATTACGTAATTTTCGTTGGCGGACTGAATAAAGCTGATTTCCAAGACAGTGAAGGAAATGACAGAAAAAGCTACGGACTGCCATACAATCAGGATCAAGTCATTTCTGCGCTGGCAAAAGCCAATAAAAACCTTGCCGTAGTTCTGGTTTCCGGAAATGCCGTGGCAATGCCGTGGGTAAAGGATGTTCCGACAATTGTTCAGGCGTGGTATCTTGGTTCTGAAGCCGGAAATTCTTTAGCCGCAATTTTGGCTGGTGATGCGAACCCTTCCGGAAAACTGCCGTTTACATTTCCTGTAAAACTTGAAGATAATGCAGCACATCAGATGGGAGAATATCCGGGGAATAAGGAAGAATTGGCTGCAGGAAAAGGAAAAGACCAGAAAAACCCGATCAATATCAAATACAACGAAGGTATTCTGGTAGGATACAGATGGCACGATACGAAAAAAATCAAACCTTTATTCAGTTTCGGACATGGCTTAAGCTACACGACTTTTGAATTCGGAAAAGCAAAAGCGGATAAAAAAACAATGGCACAGGATGACAAAATTACTTTTACAGTAACGGTTAAAAATACAGGAAAAAAAGCGGGTGCCGAAGTGGCACAGTTGTATATCAGCGATCTGAAATCATCTGTTCAGCGTCCTGCTAAAGAACTGAAAGGTTTTGAAAAAGTATTCCTGAACCCTAGAGAGGAAAAAGAAGTAACCTTTACCATCGACAAAACAGCATTAAGCTTCTTCGATGCCGATAAACACGACTGGGTAGCAGAACCGGGAGATTTTGAGGCTTTAATCGGTAATGCTTCCGATGCTATTAAAACCAAAGTGAAGTTTACTTTAAAGTAGTTTTACCTTATTTATATTTCTAAAACGTGAATGCCCGGAATTTATCCGGGCATTTTTATTATTTAATAGTATCAAATGAGATTATCAAAGATACTTTTAATTAAAATTTTAAACTTCTATAATCAGTTCCTTCTCGTATCCGTTGTACTTTTCCGTGATATAACCGTGTGGATTACAAATAACCTCGGTTTCTCCTATTTTATACCTGCAGGGCATATGAATATGCCCATGGATCCAGTATAAAGGTTGATATTCTAGAATTAAACGCTCAAGATCCGAAGCATAGGCAGAAGTTAGAGGATCCTTTTTAAAATGTTCAGGCACCGATTGAAGGCTTGGAGCATGGTGGGTAATGACTATATTTTGTAATTTTTTAGAATTTTCCAGACTTTCTTTCAGCCATGCTTTTGAAAACTGATGGATTTTATAAATATCAATTGATCTTATTTTTGAATAAGAAGGATCTCGACGGATCATTTTATAGTCGTTCATTCCGTTCTGACAAAGAAAACCGTAATATCTGGGATCTCCGAATACTGAAAAATCTGTCCATAAAGTTGCTCCGTGAAAACGAATACCCTCAATATCAATACTTTCATCTTCCAAGACAAAAATATTGGATTTCGCGGCCGCTTCTTTTATTTTATTTAAAGTTTTAGGATGGGATCCTTTGTAATATTCATGATTTCCGAGCACGTAGATTACAGGCATGTCACGAATGTAGCTTTTAATCCAATCAATTCCTTTGGTTCCCAGATTTACATCTCCCGCCAGTATTACTACATCGCAATTATCAAAAGATAAATCGGTTACTCCAAATTCCTGATGCAGATCACTGATGATTTGTATTTTCATTCTGCTAAAATAAAAAAGAACCGGCATTTTTTGCACCGATTCTTTATTTTATTAAATGTGATCATCAAGATTTTAATGAAGAATTTGCATCATAATGGCTCATTCAGAAAGCTATTCTACAATTATTTCAACCTCTTTTATTTTTATATTTCTGAAAATAAAATATAACAATACTCCCAATGCAGATAAAGCGTATATCATCAGAATAATTAAACTCAAGTTTCCCACTGCCCATTCTGAAGGAAAGATCTGGCTCATTAAAGTCATGAATGACAGTCCGATCCCCGCACCTAAGAAATAACTTGTAGACCCCACACTTGAGGCTACTCCATAATCTGAAGACGCAATATCCTGAACCCCTAACACTGACTGGGCGGTAAAACAGAATGTCATGCCTATCCCCGAAATACAGGCTGCGCCCATTAAAACCAAAGGCAAAAGATGTCCGGTAAATACTGAAATCAGCAGCAATAAAGCGCCTGCTAACATAAAGCTCCACCCGAAAATAGCCATCTGAGCAGAATCCAGCCTTTTTGAAATATGCGGCAAAGCAAATTTGGCAACCAGCGCAGACATGATACTAAATGGAACCAACATTAATCCTGCAGAAGCAGCACTATGATTCATATCTTTCTGGAGCATCAGTGAAATAAGGAACAAAAAGCCTATGAAAAACGCTCCCAACGCAACAAAACCAAGTCCGGATACTTTTAATGATCTGTGTTTCATCAGTGATAAATCAATCAACGGCTGTGATGCTGATCTTAAACGGTAAAATAAGATTGTTAATAATGAAAACGCCATTAAAAAAGAGGAAACAACAGTTACGGTCTGTTCTTGAATATGAATAAGTTCATGTGTTCCGTAGGTAAGACTCAGAAGTCCCAACACCAATAAAACTCCAGATAAAGTGTCTGTTTTTTTTGATTTTTCAATAATGGTATCTTTCGGAAGATAGTAATAAGCAAGTATAAGCGTGACCGCCAAAACCGGAACATTAATAAGGAAAACCCAGTGCCAACTGAGATAAGTACTGATAATTCCGCCTAATGAAAGTCCGCTTCCGGAACCTATGGCAGCAAATGAACTGAAGATCCCCACCGCACGGTTTCTTTCCTGATCCCCCGTAAACGTATTGGTAACGACAGACATCGCAGAAGGCATGATGAATGCAGCACCCAACCCCTGCAAAGCCCGAAAAACAGCCAGCATTTCAAAACCGGATGATAATCCTGCGCCTAAGGAAGTCAGCATAAAAATTAATGAACCCACAAGAAAAATTCTCTTTCGTCCGATTTGATCAGAAAGTTTTCCGCCGATAATGAGAAATCCTCCGAAAAACAGCACATACAATGTTTGAAGCCATTGTACGGTTTCGGTACCGATGCCAAACTGTTCCTGGATAGAAGGAATTGAGAGGTTAACAATCGCGATATCCAGAGCTTCTACAAATGTTCCTGCCGATGCTACCATCAAGATGATCTTTTTTCTGTCCATATAGTTCATTTATGCTGCAAAATTACCATTTGTAGGACATACATTAAAATTTAAACACAAATTAAGAACAAATAATAAAAAATAAATACATTTAAAGAACAATTATTCTTATATTTGATTTTTAATGATATAAAACAGAACATATGGCAACAGAAAATTACATTCCGGACGAAAAAGATTTTGCAATCCTGAGAATTCTTCAGAAAGACGCCAAACTGAGTGTTCGGGATATTGCAGGAAAAATCAACCTGAGTCCTACCCCGACACACGAGCGTATTAAAAGAATGGAAAAATCAGGCATCATTAAAGAATATACAACCGTTGTAGACCGTAAAAAAGTGAATAAAGGCATGATGGTGATCTGCATGATCGCGCTTAATATTCATAATAAAAAAACAGCAGGAAAATTTATAGAAGAGGTTGGTAAACTGAAAGAAGTCGTTGAATTTTATAATATCAGCGGAGATTTTGATTTTATGCTGAAGATTCTGGCTCCAAATATGGATGAATTTCATGAATTTTTCGTGAATAAGCTCTCGGAAATTGAAGGCATCGGACAAACAAAAAGCATTTTTGTGATGAACAGCATTAAAGAAAGTGTACAGATTCTTTAATCATTCTGAAGAATAAATATTATTATCCAAAAATTCTCTACACAAATCCCAAGATATACACGATTTAGAAAAAATATTAATATATTTGAATTGTAAACATGATGAAAACTGCATCAATGGAGACCAACAAAAGAAAAGTTTTAATTATTGACGATCATAGTATTGTGAGGCAGGGCGTTTATCTGCTCATCAGAAAGCATTTCACCAATACCGAGATATTTGAAGCTTCAACATTAAATGACGGTAAATCGATCATTAAAAAGGAGAATATAAACTTCATTATACTTGATATTAATTTTCCTGAAGGCAACAGTTTAAATTTTGTTGAAAATCTTTCCATTGAATACGGCGACAGCATCAAAATACTCATTTTTTCCGCTCTTGAAGAAACAATTTTTGCTTTTAATTTTATTAAAGCCGGTGCACATGGTTTTTTAAGCAAACTTTCTGAACAGGAAGAAATCGTTAGGGCTTTCAGCAAGTTTTTTGAGACAGGTAAATACTTAAGTGACGAACTTAAAGAAAGACTGCTTGATAATATGATCCGGAAAAGCAATGCATCTCCTATTGAAATGCTGTCCATCCGCGAGCTTGAAATTGCAAGACTTCTTGTTGCCGGATTATCCAATAATGAGATTGCTTCCAAACTTTATATTCACAAATCTACTGTAAGCACCTATAAAACAAGGATTTTCGAAAAACTGGGAGTCAACAACATTCCTGCTCTTCTCAACCTTTTCAATCTGAACTGATTACCCGGTAAATGTTAAAATCATTTTTGTTCCTTCCCCTTTTTTACTTTCAATATTAAAGGATACATCAATAAACGGTAAAAGTTCTTTTACGATCTTCATTCCTAATCTGGAACCCGAGAAATCTTCAGCCTGTTTTAGTTTTGAAATCTCTTCTTCCGACATTCCCAACCCTGTATCTTCAATTACCAGGTGATAACGGCACTCGTTGGTAATACCATAAATATAGATAAAACCCTGGTCTGTATATTTAATGGCGTTATCAAGTATATTATGAATGATAATACTCAGAACATCCGGATTACTTATCAGAACATCATTTTTGCCTATATTATTCTGTATTTGTATAGACTTAAATTCAGCAGTATTCGCAAACAGCCGCATCCTTTGGAAAACGAAATCACGCAGCATGATATTTTCCCTGGTTTTATGATTATCGTAAATAAAAATTTTATTGTAATTAATGGTGGAATCTATAAATTCAAGTATCTGCGCGGAAGATTCTTTGATAGAACCGATCACTTTTTTTCATAGCAGTCATCATCAGTATTATCCATAAGAATCTCGGTACTCATATTGATAAATTTGAGAGGGCTTTTGATATCATGGCTTATTGCTGCCACAAGTTTTTTTTGCCTGTAAAGCTGAGCGTAAAGTTCTTCCCGGGTTTTAGACAATGAACCTATGGTTTCTTTCAGTTCTCTGGTACGTTCATCAATTTTAGTATTAAGAATGAGAGACTCTTTTTCTATTTGTTTCAGCCTTATTTTGTAAAACGAGTAAAAAATCAAAAGCAATAGTACAATTGCGGATAATCTGAATAAGACAGTTTCCCAAAAGGCAGGCTTTACAAAGACATGTAATGTTTTGTAATTATAATCGGAAGAAAAATCTTTCAGTTTTCTTACATGAATCTCATGATTTCCGTTAGTAAGTGAGTTAATGCTTATTACCCTGCTATCGGACAATGGCTGCCACTTGTTATCATCAATTCGATATTCGATGTAGTCATTCCCCTGATTACCAAAATTCGTGTAGTCGACGAAAATTTTCACGTAACCGAAATTATTTTCAAGATTTAAAATACCGGAAATATTTTTTTCTTTTTCGTTGATGGCAATTCTGTCTAAGTAATAATCTTTACCAGGCGTAACAGGAAAAGCATTTCTTGCATTAATATATACCATTCCATTCATAGAAGGAAATATGATAGAGCCATTATGCATCAATCCGTTGATATTTGCACCACCGTTGAACTCCAAAGTCAGCAGACCGTCTGTACGGCTGTATTTATGAATATATACAGCGGTATTTCCATGGAGATAATAGTTTAGAAAGTTCTCTTTTTTAACCTGAAACAGGCCTTTATTTGATGAAAGCCAGTAATATCCTATTCCGTCGTCAATTACGCTATGTACCGCTGAAAGTACACTATTTTTTTGTGGTGGTTCGTATATTTTTCCGTCTTTATAAAGATAAAGGCCTTTTCCATAGGTTTGTATCCAGAAAAAATGATCCCCATTGTTGTTAATACTTCTGAAAGTTATATTTTTGATAAGTGTTTTTCGTGTGCTTTTCTTTTCATTGAAAAGGTAAAGTCCGTTGTGTGCGGCAAGAAGCAATTCATCATTATTGACTTGTGTGATTCCTCTTACCGGAACATTGATCGCATAAAATTTTTCTTTTATAATTTTTTGGTTTTCAATGATTATGTAGCCTATAAGGTCTTTATCTGATGCAAGAGAAACCCATATTTTATTTCCTATCGTACTGCTTATACCCCGAACTACCGTATTTTTACCGAAATTCCGGATCGTTTTAGCTTGACCCTGAGCGTAAAGAATGAGACTATGTTCACTTTTCAGGAGAAATTCGGGTTTATTTTTAAGCGGAAGAATTCCGTACGGATCTTTATTCGGAAAAGGAAAAGTTTTCACATATCCGTTGCAATTAAAGATATCGCCATCACCTGTAATCACCTCCTTATTATTATATGGAGTTATAGCATGAAAAATCGTTTTATCAGGAGTGTTATAGGCATTGATAAAATTTTCTCTAACTACTAAAAAGCCTTGTGAAACTGTTCCCAGGATAAGCGTTCTGGTACTATGATCATAATACATACATGTGATCGCAACGTTTTTAACCGTTTTACTGTCGCAGA comes from the Chryseobacterium nepalense genome and includes:
- a CDS encoding Lrp/AsnC family transcriptional regulator; this translates as MATENYIPDEKDFAILRILQKDAKLSVRDIAGKINLSPTPTHERIKRMEKSGIIKEYTTVVDRKKVNKGMMVICMIALNIHNKKTAGKFIEEVGKLKEVVEFYNISGDFDFMLKILAPNMDEFHEFFVNKLSEIEGIGQTKSIFVMNSIKESVQIL
- a CDS encoding two-component regulator propeller domain-containing protein, producing MKYLCVLFLVLVFVRISAQQDNYFEKWYNADECKLPQNTIKSIVKDKYGFIWLSTDNGIARFDGKNFLTYDVNLPSVENRTLLIEGSADDDWLFTFYNSGDIPALISRRGFSVISDTNSSSFKQLKPHGAESLWKILKETSEKIKKGKYYFFITKKEFYYIDNYRLFYQKDGKSRFIRDLNGYTYFRFFILGDQLFYMRKPSLIEKIEKTGEIKECQTGITEKEDFEFFINTANKQLLIRNDNKVYVIEHKNNTILSTEICDSKTVKNVAITCMYYDHSTRTLILGTVSQGFLVVRENFINAYNTPDKTIFHAITPYNNKEVITGDGDIFNCNGYVKTFPFPNKDPYGILPLKNKPEFLLKSEHSLILYAQGQAKTIRNFGKNTVVRGISSTIGNKIWVSLASDKDLIGYIIIENQKIIKEKFYAINVPVRGITQVNNDELLLAAHNGLYLFNEKKSTRKTLIKNITFRSINNNGDHFFWIQTYGKGLYLYKDGKIYEPPQKNSVLSAVHSVIDDGIGYYWLSSNKGLFQVKKENFLNYYLHGNTAVYIHKYSRTDGLLTLEFNGGANINGLMHNGSIIFPSMNGMVYINARNAFPVTPGKDYYLDRIAINEKEKNISGILNLENNFGYVKIFVDYTNFGNQGNDYIEYRIDDNKWQPLSDSRVISINSLTNGNHEIHVRKLKDFSSDYNYKTLHVFVKPAFWETVLFRLSAIVLLLLIFYSFYKIRLKQIEKESLILNTKIDERTRELKETIGSLSKTREELYAQLYRQKKLVAAISHDIKSPLKFINMSTEILMDNTDDDCYEKK
- a CDS encoding glycoside hydrolase family 3 C-terminal domain-containing protein gives rise to the protein MLKKTAIVSLFTFISASYMAQNNTIPVYLDESKPVEQRIQDALSKMTLEEKIAMLHAQSKFSSPGVPRLGIPEFWTTDGPHGVRSEVKWDEWDQAGWTNDSIIAYPALTALSATWNKNMSWNYGKALGEEARYRKKDILLGPGVNIYRTPLNGRNFEYMGEDPFLTSKMVVPYIKGVQSNGVATSVKHYALNNQEMFRHTSNVIIDDRTLYEIYLPPFKAAVTEGDSWTIMGAYDMYKGQYASQNQYLLNDILKKEWNYKGVVVSDWGAVNNTEQAIHNGLDLEFGSWTNGLSDGHSNAYDNYYLAQPYLKLIKEGKVGTKELDDKVTRLLRLAYKTTMNRNKPFGNIASEEHKAVAKEIGEEGIVLLKNQGNVLPIDINKAKKIAVIGENAIKIMTVGGGSSSLKVKYETLPLEGIKARFGKQADVQYARGYVGDIGGEYNGVKSGQNLKEDRSPEALLEEAVALAKSSDYVIFVGGLNKADFQDSEGNDRKSYGLPYNQDQVISALAKANKNLAVVLVSGNAVAMPWVKDVPTIVQAWYLGSEAGNSLAAILAGDANPSGKLPFTFPVKLEDNAAHQMGEYPGNKEELAAGKGKDQKNPINIKYNEGILVGYRWHDTKKIKPLFSFGHGLSYTTFEFGKAKADKKTMAQDDKITFTVTVKNTGKKAGAEVAQLYISDLKSSVQRPAKELKGFEKVFLNPREEKEVTFTIDKTALSFFDADKHDWVAEPGDFEALIGNASDAIKTKVKFTLK
- a CDS encoding methionine ABC transporter ATP-binding protein — translated: MIEIKNISKTFHQKNQSFKALDQISLNIEKGDIVGIIGFSGAGKSTLIRTVNLLEKPDKGAIIINGKDFTRLKSRELAKERKKIGMIFQHFNLLSSRTVSENIALPLELDGVKKEAISKKVNELLSIVGLEDKANDYPKSLSGGQKQRVAIARALANDPYLLLCDEATSALDPATTWSILQLLRDINQRLGITILLITHEMEVIRTICDHVAVIDKGKLITKGTLGEIITQKDQPIIKKFLNSGVMNIPQELSKKLQKEPQEGLFPLIEVEVNEDISVEALLSIVYDKYKIPYKVLKADVEYLGDTNFGRLLLQLQGDEEENQQAIYYLNQNKIQNRVRGYA
- a CDS encoding response regulator transcription factor, giving the protein METNKRKVLIIDDHSIVRQGVYLLIRKHFTNTEIFEASTLNDGKSIIKKENINFIILDINFPEGNSLNFVENLSIEYGDSIKILIFSALEETIFAFNFIKAGAHGFLSKLSEQEEIVRAFSKFFETGKYLSDELKERLLDNMIRKSNASPIEMLSIRELEIARLLVAGLSNNEIASKLYIHKSTVSTYKTRIFEKLGVNNIPALLNLFNLN
- a CDS encoding MFS transporter, which encodes MDRKKIILMVASAGTFVEALDIAIVNLSIPSIQEQFGIGTETVQWLQTLYVLFFGGFLIIGGKLSDQIGRKRIFLVGSLIFMLTSLGAGLSSGFEMLAVFRALQGLGAAFIMPSAMSVVTNTFTGDQERNRAVGIFSSFAAIGSGSGLSLGGIISTYLSWHWVFLINVPVLAVTLILAYYYLPKDTIIEKSKKTDTLSGVLLVLGLLSLTYGTHELIHIQEQTVTVVSSFLMAFSLLTILFYRLRSASQPLIDLSLMKHRSLKVSGLGFVALGAFFIGFLFLISLMLQKDMNHSAASAGLMLVPFSIMSALVAKFALPHISKRLDSAQMAIFGWSFMLAGALLLLISVFTGHLLPLVLMGAACISGIGMTFCFTAQSVLGVQDIASSDYGVASSVGSTSYFLGAGIGLSFMTLMSQIFPSEWAVGNLSLIILMIYALSALGVLLYFIFRNIKIKEVEIIVE
- the metQ gene encoding methionine ABC transporter substrate-binding lipoprotein MetQ; amino-acid sequence: MKKIKILGLITVGLLLSACNSGKDNPNSIKVGITSGPEKEIAETARKVAKEKYNLDVELVAFNDYVIPNEALNNGDIDANAFQHVPYLSEQSKQRGYKLAVVGNTFVYPIVAYSKKIKNISELQNGSTVVIPNDPTNGGRSLLLLQKNGLLKLRDGIGLLPKVTDITDNPKQLKIIEIEAPQLPRVLDDKEVVLAIINNNFAAQAGLDAEKQGILKEDKNSPYVNVIVSREDNKNSEKVKKFVKAYESDEVEKKAEEIFKGGAVKGWN
- a CDS encoding methionine ABC transporter permease MetI, encoding MLSDTIITLLSKGVWETVFMTFVSGFFGFVLGLPVGILLFLTRKGQLLENRIYNKILSVLVNIFRSIPFIILIVWMIPFTRSLVGTSIGVNAALVPLSIGAAPFIARLVENSLLEVPAGLIETARALGASPFQIIRKILLPEALPSLINNATITLITLVGYSAMGGAVGAGGLGQIGYQYGYIGYDAVIMNLVLALLVAIVFIIQFSGDRLAKRFDHR
- a CDS encoding metallophosphoesterase, which encodes MKIQIISDLHQEFGVTDLSFDNCDVVILAGDVNLGTKGIDWIKSYIRDMPVIYVLGNHEYYKGSHPKTLNKIKEAAAKSNIFVLEDESIDIEGIRFHGATLWTDFSVFGDPRYYGFLCQNGMNDYKMIRRDPSYSKIRSIDIYKIHQFSKAWLKESLENSKKLQNIVITHHAPSLQSVPEHFKKDPLTSAYASDLERLILEYQPLYWIHGHIHMPCRYKIGETEVICNPHGYITEKYNGYEKELIIEV
- a CDS encoding sensor histidine kinase, with translation MIGSIKESSAQILEFIDSTINYNKIFIYDNHKTRENIMLRDFVFQRMRLFANTAEFKSIQIQNNIGKNDVLISNPDVLSIIIHNILDNAIKYTDQGFIYIYGITNECRYHLVIEDTGLGMSEEEISKLKQAEDFSGSRLGMKIVKELLPFIDVSFNIESKKGEGTKMILTFTG